A stretch of the Clostridium fungisolvens genome encodes the following:
- the ftsA gene encoding cell division protein FtsA produces the protein MQRTIVGIDIGNNNISASVAKVSENDFEVICSVYTPSKGLSKGKIINLNDLTVSLKQCVDEIKKQSNINFTSAFIGISSSDTRLVKSKGVALSTKLNLITPSEIKEAISDAENIELASDEVIIDAFTESFCIDDSTIVEDPLAMKASKLQANCSVIVGKRDIVNSYRNALRLSGINIEGIYINDLELRKIILNEKTIKENVLIVDAGAEIIELALYKNNELEYSSSLPVGGQNVTKDISICLEIPEEHAEQVKQNYSENYKTLYREHSIGTLKAESLEIDIKLFKDVVESRIEEIVTLIQKDIKESGYLNEISNIYIFGNGLAMFQDVKYFFEDKMRKRTIIVTKNQLELQNSCIINSIGIVKDAYDRLKLIYEDSYDNESNINHDNEINNKKKKSGLIRNFKRLIDDFF, from the coding sequence ATGCAAAGGACAATCGTAGGTATTGATATTGGAAATAATAACATAAGTGCAAGTGTCGCTAAAGTCAGTGAAAATGATTTTGAAGTTATATGTAGTGTTTATACTCCATCAAAAGGATTATCAAAGGGTAAGATTATAAATTTAAATGATTTGACCGTGAGTTTGAAACAATGCGTTGATGAAATAAAGAAGCAATCAAATATTAATTTTACTTCGGCATTTATAGGAATAAGTTCCTCTGATACTAGGCTTGTAAAAAGTAAAGGAGTAGCTTTAAGCACTAAATTGAACTTAATTACGCCTTCAGAGATTAAGGAGGCAATTTCAGATGCTGAAAACATAGAGCTTGCATCCGATGAAGTAATAATTGATGCATTTACAGAATCCTTTTGTATAGATGATAGTACAATAGTAGAAGATCCTTTAGCTATGAAAGCCTCAAAGCTCCAAGCAAACTGTTCAGTTATTGTTGGAAAGAGAGATATAGTAAATAGTTATAGGAATGCCTTGAGACTATCAGGTATAAACATTGAAGGTATATATATTAATGACTTAGAGTTAAGAAAAATAATTTTAAATGAAAAAACAATTAAAGAAAATGTCCTTATAGTTGATGCTGGTGCAGAGATAATAGAGCTTGCATTATATAAAAATAATGAATTGGAATATTCATCTAGCTTACCAGTTGGTGGACAAAATGTGACAAAGGACATTTCTATCTGCTTAGAAATACCTGAAGAGCATGCTGAACAAGTGAAACAAAATTATAGTGAAAATTATAAAACTTTATATAGAGAACATAGCATTGGTACACTTAAAGCTGAGTCCTTAGAAATTGATATAAAGTTATTTAAAGACGTTGTTGAATCTAGAATTGAAGAAATTGTTACATTAATTCAAAAAGATATAAAGGAATCAGGGTATTTGAACGAAATTAGTAATATATACATTTTTGGAAATGGCTTAGCTATGTTTCAAGATGTAAAATACTTTTTTGAAGATAAAATGCGAAAAAGAACAATTATTGTGACAAAAAATCAGCTTGAATTACAAAATTCTTGTATAATTAATTCAATTGGTATTGTTAAAGATGCCTATGATAGGTTAAAATTAATCTATGAGGATTCATATGACAATGAAAGCAATATAAACCATGATAATGAAATTAATAATAAAAAAAAGAAAAGTGGACTTATTCGTAATTTTAAAAGATTAATCGACGATTTTTTCTAA
- a CDS encoding type IV pilus twitching motility protein PilT translates to MITLKELLSRTIEEGASDLHLTVGIPPTIRVNGNLVKIGQNKLMPSDTEAFAKEILEDSFGKYDEAGEFDTSYSIAGLGRFRVNVFKQRNSHALAIRVIALKIPTLNELGHPAILKELCQRKRGLVLVTGPTGSGKSTTLAAMINEINQTREAHVITLEDPIEFLHKHNKCIINQREIGKDSRSYDNALRAILREDPDVILVGEMRDLETIAIAITAAETGHLVLSTLHTIGAAKTIDRIVDVFPPHQQQQIRIQLSAVLQGIVSQQLVPTNQGGRTSALETMVTTPAIQNLIREGKTHQIESSVQTGGKYGMKTMDMNLAELYRRGVISEETALSFSVDREMVSRLMMM, encoded by the coding sequence GTGATAACATTAAAGGAATTACTTTCAAGAACAATCGAAGAAGGCGCCTCTGACCTTCATCTTACAGTAGGTATTCCACCAACTATAAGAGTTAATGGTAATTTAGTAAAGATAGGACAAAATAAACTAATGCCATCGGATACAGAAGCTTTTGCAAAAGAAATACTAGAAGATAGCTTTGGAAAATATGATGAAGCAGGAGAGTTTGATACTTCATATTCTATTGCAGGACTTGGTCGTTTTAGGGTAAATGTATTTAAGCAAAGAAATAGTCATGCTCTTGCGATAAGAGTTATAGCATTAAAGATTCCAACTTTGAATGAATTGGGCCATCCAGCTATACTCAAAGAACTATGCCAAAGAAAAAGAGGCTTAGTTTTAGTTACAGGTCCAACTGGTAGTGGTAAAAGTACAACACTAGCAGCAATGATAAATGAGATAAATCAAACTAGAGAAGCACATGTAATAACTTTGGAAGATCCAATTGAATTCTTACATAAACATAATAAATGTATTATAAATCAAAGAGAAATAGGTAAAGATAGTAGATCATATGACAATGCTTTAAGAGCAATACTTAGAGAGGATCCAGATGTTATACTAGTAGGTGAAATGAGAGATCTTGAAACAATAGCTATTGCGATTACTGCGGCTGAAACAGGGCATCTAGTTCTTTCAACATTACATACTATTGGCGCTGCTAAAACCATTGATAGAATAGTAGATGTTTTTCCTCCTCATCAACAGCAACAAATAAGAATACAGCTGTCTGCTGTACTTCAAGGAATTGTTTCTCAACAGCTCGTTCCTACTAATCAAGGCGGAAGAACTTCAGCTTTGGAGACAATGGTTACTACCCCTGCAATACAAAACCTTATAAGAGAAGGAAAAACTCATCAAATTGAGTCTTCTGTGCAAACTGGTGGCAAGTATGGAATGAAAACAATGGATATGAATCTTGCTGAGTTGTATAGAAGAGGCGTTATCAGTGAAGAGACAGCTTTGAGTTTTTCTGTTGATAGAGAAATGGTAAGCAGATTAATGATGATGTAA
- a CDS encoding MATE family efflux transporter: MYNDGKVSKVLLKFAIPAIISLLVLELYNMVDTVFVGRYVGADAIGGLTIAFPIQRLMIAIGMLISIGASTSVSRYLGEKNIEHLKQTIINAIMLTIVSLTVVILIIFLFKKSIITALGASVNTFSFAEQYITIILIGGIFQCLSTVICYMMNALGNTRVTLYSNIIGSIFNIAINYILVVLMNYGVRGAAIATVVSQILAFIFAISRFRIVKKNFEISFSFKYIRTVIEKEFVFNIITIGFSTFIIEISDAVVSVILNNILVSHGGDSAIIIVGVITKVSMFMFITIIGISSSMQPIVAYNYGRRNYTKMKEALKIAIIAVSGASMTFWIILMTFSNSIIGFFLRDAEILKNAVLAFRICISIIPVIGIYYICIYYYQAIDEAKTSFLLSIYRQLVIFIPVSILFVQLFGIVGAWIAYPVSDIISAITSIHFIKQATGESDKHLFATNNVIINLKK, translated from the coding sequence ATCTATAATGATGGAAAAGTAAGCAAGGTACTTCTAAAATTTGCAATACCAGCGATTATATCACTTTTAGTATTAGAATTATATAATATGGTTGATACTGTATTCGTAGGTAGGTATGTGGGAGCTGATGCCATAGGAGGGCTTACAATAGCTTTTCCAATACAAAGGCTTATGATAGCTATAGGAATGTTAATATCTATAGGAGCTTCAACTTCTGTATCAAGATATCTAGGTGAGAAAAATATTGAGCATTTAAAGCAAACTATTATTAATGCCATTATGTTAACGATTGTATCTCTTACAGTAGTGATTCTTATAATATTTTTATTTAAGAAAAGCATAATAACTGCACTAGGAGCCAGTGTAAATACCTTTAGCTTCGCAGAACAATATATAACTATAATATTAATAGGTGGAATCTTTCAGTGTCTTTCAACTGTAATTTGCTATATGATGAATGCTCTTGGAAACACAAGAGTAACTCTGTACTCTAATATCATTGGATCTATTTTCAATATCGCAATAAACTATATTTTAGTGGTATTAATGAATTATGGTGTAAGAGGTGCAGCAATAGCAACAGTTGTCTCGCAAATACTTGCTTTTATCTTTGCTATAAGTAGATTTAGGATTGTAAAAAAGAATTTTGAAATAAGTTTTTCGTTTAAATATATTAGAACTGTGATAGAAAAAGAATTTGTATTTAATATAATTACAATAGGATTTTCTACTTTTATAATCGAGATATCTGATGCGGTTGTTTCGGTTATTCTTAACAATATACTAGTATCTCATGGAGGAGATAGTGCGATTATAATAGTTGGGGTAATAACTAAGGTTTCTATGTTTATGTTTATTACTATAATAGGAATAAGTTCATCAATGCAGCCAATAGTAGCCTATAACTATGGTCGTAGAAACTATACAAAAATGAAGGAAGCTTTAAAGATAGCTATAATAGCTGTGTCAGGAGCTTCAATGACGTTCTGGATTATATTAATGACTTTCTCGAACTCAATTATTGGTTTCTTCTTAAGAGATGCGGAAATATTAAAGAATGCAGTACTTGCTTTTAGAATATGTATATCAATAATACCGGTAATAGGAATTTACTATATATGTATATATTATTATCAAGCAATAGATGAAGCAAAGACATCATTTTTACTTTCGATATATAGACAACTAGTTATTTTTATACCTGTATCAATATTATTTGTTCAATTGTTTGGGATAGTAGGCGCTTGGATTGCTTATCCTGTATCAGATATTATTTCTGCTATTACATCTATACACTTTATTAAGCAAGCAACAGGAGAAAGTGATAAGCATCTATTTGCTACTAATAATGTCATCATAAATTTAAAAAAGTAG
- a CDS encoding glycosyltransferase family 2 protein, with protein sequence MNVIKSSFEVFLGIFSNVVFILTMYYMVLSLFGIIKLKKKDNIKPQKTFALIVAAHNEETVIGDIIQSLNGINYPREMYDVFVIADNCTDKTAEKAKKLGAKVYERFDKEKRGKGYALEWMFDHIFKMNKRYDAVAVFDADNLISKNFLTEMNKMLLKGFKVVQGFLDSKNPKDTWITGCYSISFWTSNRMFQLSRSNLGLSNQLGGTGFCIETDTLKTLGWGATCLTEDLEFTCKLVLNGHKVGWAHEAVVYDEKPLTLAQSWAQRKRWMQGFADVSSRYFWKLMKRAIKERSFVAFDCALYSIQPIVIILLAVATIINIVPNILNFSGKAIELFNNINSVNTSLQSILITLGALLIILIQFIYTPFLLILDGKLSPKIFLYYFIYPIFSITWLPICIQGIANKNNKEWSHTVHTRSINITDLEKAN encoded by the coding sequence ATGAATGTAATAAAAAGTTCGTTTGAGGTATTTTTAGGAATTTTTTCAAATGTAGTATTTATATTAACAATGTATTATATGGTGCTCTCATTATTTGGTATAATAAAATTAAAAAAGAAAGATAATATAAAACCCCAAAAAACTTTTGCATTAATTGTTGCAGCACATAACGAAGAAACTGTAATCGGAGATATAATACAAAGTCTTAATGGAATTAATTATCCTAGAGAAATGTATGATGTTTTTGTAATAGCGGATAACTGTACTGATAAAACTGCTGAAAAAGCAAAGAAACTTGGGGCAAAGGTCTACGAAAGATTTGATAAAGAAAAAAGAGGAAAAGGTTACGCACTTGAATGGATGTTTGATCATATATTCAAAATGAATAAAAGATATGATGCAGTAGCAGTATTTGATGCGGATAATCTAATATCTAAAAATTTCTTAACTGAGATGAATAAGATGTTATTAAAGGGATTCAAAGTTGTTCAAGGTTTTTTAGATAGTAAAAATCCTAAAGATACTTGGATAACAGGATGTTACTCTATATCCTTTTGGACTTCAAATAGAATGTTTCAGCTTTCAAGAAGCAACTTAGGTCTTTCCAATCAATTGGGCGGAACCGGTTTTTGCATAGAGACAGATACTTTAAAAACTTTAGGTTGGGGAGCGACTTGTTTAACTGAAGACTTAGAATTTACTTGTAAGCTTGTTCTAAATGGACACAAGGTTGGTTGGGCACATGAAGCTGTAGTTTACGATGAGAAACCTTTAACTTTAGCTCAATCATGGGCACAAAGAAAGAGATGGATGCAGGGGTTTGCAGATGTTTCTTCAAGATACTTTTGGAAGTTAATGAAAAGAGCAATAAAGGAACGTAGCTTTGTAGCTTTTGATTGTGCATTATATAGCATACAGCCTATAGTTATTATACTTTTAGCTGTTGCGACGATAATAAACATAGTTCCAAATATATTGAATTTTTCTGGTAAAGCTATAGAATTATTTAACAATATTAACTCTGTAAATACAAGCTTGCAATCTATTTTGATAACATTAGGTGCATTGCTAATTATATTAATTCAATTTATATACACACCATTCTTATTAATACTTGATGGAAAGCTTTCACCAAAAATATTTTTATACTATTTCATTTATCCTATATTTAGTATAACTTGGCTTCCTATTTGTATCCAAGGAATAGCTAATAAAAATAATAAAGAGTGGTCACACACAGTTCATACAAGAAGTATAAATATAACTGATTTAGAAAAAGCAAATTAA
- a CDS encoding helix-turn-helix domain-containing protein — MRKEYIDFSTGIPVSVDFVTVEEYPLHWHNYIEILYVVKGSVFVNINAGTYELIENEIEIINVDEAHRIFSKDKDNKVLIFHIDPYFFEKYYNDIKNMFFYTNSSEEGAQENEDYDELRTFLSIVLCELVQRSDNYDEEIENTLVELLYHLINNFHYLMHEQEELRENDEQLDRYHRISKYIYNNYNNNITLQDIADKEFLSTHYLSHEIKYSTGYSFTELINLTRVEESVKLLLDTDKPISEISEEVGFSHTRYYNKNFKFYYKTTPLNYRKKYKVDEETLEKSKKIKYYDLKDAIDFVMYYLEDYDRFNFEDKINKINIDVSEEIGPFEKSFKDIINVGNAFELLLEDNKDILEEIQYEIGFEYARLLNVFSSDMGIFPKVKFYNWSRTETVLEYLDTIGIKPLIVLDDKDVTQEEFLDVLKSFFDFFSKLEGLNINDFVFQFTQNTLDDNIKEARVIIEEFELQIIEDKFNDELSVDPIYDTSYMLPFIIQNQLNKDSKQNALRAFDVLDNQPYLTNEVFFGYPGMVNDKGIRKASFYSYYLLNKLGDTIVAKDNGYIVTKKEGEYQILLYSYNEEIINLIQLKKYSKLRGLKNSTEKKFSLNIMKIPTSARVTSYLIDEEVGSSYNYWLDMGKPVRLNKEEKEILLKASFPKVEFKFAKKSAVLNLQAKLEGYGAVLIIIKEVQKHLK, encoded by the coding sequence ATGAGAAAAGAATATATTGATTTCTCAACAGGTATACCGGTTAGTGTGGATTTTGTAACTGTAGAGGAATATCCGCTTCATTGGCATAATTATATTGAAATACTATACGTAGTTAAGGGAAGCGTATTTGTAAACATAAATGCAGGAACTTATGAACTTATAGAAAATGAAATAGAGATAATTAATGTTGATGAAGCACACCGTATTTTTTCAAAGGATAAAGATAATAAAGTACTTATATTTCACATAGATCCTTACTTTTTTGAAAAATATTATAATGATATAAAAAATATGTTTTTCTACACAAATTCAAGTGAAGAAGGTGCACAGGAAAACGAAGACTATGATGAACTTAGGACTTTTTTAAGTATAGTGCTTTGTGAGTTAGTTCAAAGAAGTGACAACTATGATGAAGAAATAGAAAATACATTAGTAGAACTTTTATATCATCTTATAAACAATTTTCACTATCTCATGCATGAACAGGAAGAGCTTAGAGAAAATGATGAGCAGTTAGATAGGTATCATAGAATATCTAAATATATCTATAATAATTATAATAACAATATAACCTTACAGGATATTGCTGATAAAGAGTTTTTGAGTACTCACTATCTGTCTCATGAGATAAAGTATTCAACAGGATATAGCTTTACTGAACTCATTAATCTGACAAGAGTAGAGGAATCTGTTAAGCTTTTGTTGGATACTGATAAGCCTATCTCTGAGATATCTGAAGAAGTTGGATTTTCACATACGAGATACTATAACAAAAACTTTAAGTTTTATTATAAAACCACACCTTTAAATTATAGAAAAAAATATAAGGTGGACGAAGAAACCTTAGAAAAAAGTAAAAAGATAAAATATTATGATTTAAAAGATGCAATAGACTTCGTTATGTATTATCTTGAAGATTATGATAGATTTAATTTTGAGGACAAGATAAACAAGATTAATATAGATGTTAGTGAGGAAATTGGTCCTTTTGAAAAAAGTTTTAAAGATATAATAAATGTAGGGAATGCCTTTGAATTACTGTTAGAAGATAATAAAGATATTTTAGAGGAAATTCAATATGAAATCGGATTTGAATATGCAAGGCTTCTAAATGTATTTTCTTCAGATATGGGAATATTTCCAAAGGTTAAGTTTTATAATTGGAGCAGAACAGAAACAGTATTAGAATATCTAGATACAATAGGTATTAAACCTTTAATAGTGCTGGATGATAAGGATGTAACTCAGGAAGAATTCTTAGATGTATTGAAATCATTTTTTGATTTCTTCTCTAAGCTTGAGGGATTAAATATTAATGACTTTGTGTTCCAATTTACCCAAAACACATTGGACGACAATATAAAAGAAGCTAGAGTAATCATAGAAGAATTTGAACTTCAAATAATTGAAGATAAATTTAATGATGAGTTAAGTGTAGACCCGATTTATGATACTTCATATATGCTGCCTTTTATAATCCAAAATCAGTTGAATAAGGATAGTAAACAAAATGCTCTTAGAGCCTTTGATGTTTTAGACAATCAACCTTATTTAACCAATGAAGTTTTTTTTGGGTATCCAGGTATGGTAAATGATAAAGGTATAAGAAAAGCCTCTTTTTACTCATACTATCTTTTGAATAAGCTAGGTGATACTATAGTGGCAAAAGATAATGGGTATATAGTTACAAAAAAAGAAGGAGAATATCAAATACTTCTATATAGCTATAATGAAGAAATAATAAACCTCATTCAATTGAAGAAATATTCAAAGCTTAGAGGCTTAAAGAATTCCACAGAAAAGAAATTTTCATTAAATATTATGAAAATCCCAACTTCAGCTAGAGTTACATCCTATCTTATAGATGAAGAAGTGGGATCATCATATAATTATTGGCTTGATATGGGAAAGCCAGTACGATTAAATAAAGAAGAAAAAGAAATACTTTTAAAGGCATCTTTTCCGAAAGTAGAGTTTAAATTTGCTAAAAAAAGTGCTGTTTTGAACTTACAAGCTAAGTTAGAAGGCTATGGAGCAGTGTTAATAATAATAAAAGAAGTACAAAAACACCTTAAGTAA
- a CDS encoding sigma-E processing peptidase SpoIIGA → MKVYVDVILFENFIINLFLITITLQTVRIKFSFVRASLGSILGAFYTLLYFFPSLSVMVSLPVKLIIPMIMIYITLGKVNFLVLIKSTGIFLLWSILLCGFIFAFSLMNNPYDLFSAFTLKNIYLKYMLLALMIIYVFAYRTIIFIRDRKSLTDFFYEIEFSDNSKNFRVKAFLDSGNELTEPATTLPVILINKNYLEGFSREGKGALIVPYKVINGGKGSLEGFRMNQIKLYKDDKLISTKDAVICLCKDQFSPYDDYGALLSRGVL, encoded by the coding sequence ATGAAGGTATATGTAGATGTAATTCTTTTTGAAAATTTTATAATTAATCTCTTTCTAATAACGATAACATTACAAACAGTACGAATAAAGTTTTCATTTGTCAGAGCTTCCTTGGGAAGTATCTTAGGCGCCTTCTACACACTGTTATATTTTTTTCCAAGTCTAAGTGTGATGGTCTCTCTTCCAGTTAAGTTAATTATTCCTATGATTATGATTTATATAACTTTAGGAAAGGTTAATTTTTTAGTTTTAATTAAAAGCACAGGAATCTTTTTGTTATGGTCCATCCTGCTTTGTGGTTTTATTTTTGCATTTTCATTGATGAATAATCCATATGATTTGTTTTCGGCATTTACTCTTAAAAATATCTATTTAAAGTATATGCTACTAGCATTAATGATTATTTATGTTTTTGCTTATAGAACCATAATTTTTATAAGAGATAGAAAATCTTTAACAGATTTCTTTTATGAAATTGAATTCTCAGATAATTCTAAGAACTTCAGAGTTAAAGCATTTTTAGATTCGGGAAATGAGTTAACTGAACCAGCTACAACCTTGCCAGTGATATTAATAAATAAAAATTATTTGGAAGGATTTAGTAGAGAAGGTAAGGGAGCTTTAATTGTACCATACAAAGTAATAAATGGTGGAAAAGGTAGTTTGGAAGGGTTTAGAATGAATCAAATAAAATTATATAAAGATGATAAATTGATATCCACTAAAGATGCAGTCATATGTTTATGCAAGGACCAGTTCAGCCCATATGATGATTATGGTGCACTATTATCTAGAGGAGTATTATAG
- the sigE gene encoding RNA polymerase sporulation sigma factor SigE — translation MISISVLINRILTKMKLFAKNIYYVGGNDALPPPLTKEEEENLVLKLIGGDDTIRSILIERNLRLVVYIARKFENTGVGVEDLISVGTIGLIKAVNTFNPEKKIKLATYASRCIENEILMYLRRNSKVKAEISFYEPLNIDWDGNELLLSDILGTDNDIVYNLIEDEVDKQLLFMAMKNLSEREKEIVKLRFGLYGAREKTQKEVADMLGISQSYISRLEKKIIKRLKKEINRMV, via the coding sequence ATGATAAGTATTAGCGTTTTAATCAACAGAATATTAACAAAAATGAAGTTGTTTGCAAAAAATATATATTACGTTGGAGGTAATGACGCACTTCCGCCACCTTTAACAAAAGAAGAAGAAGAGAACCTAGTTCTTAAGCTTATAGGTGGTGATGATACAATAAGGAGTATACTCATTGAGAGAAATCTTAGATTGGTAGTATATATTGCAAGGAAGTTTGAGAATACTGGAGTAGGTGTAGAAGACTTAATTTCTGTGGGGACAATAGGTTTAATTAAAGCTGTTAATACCTTTAATCCAGAAAAAAAGATAAAGCTAGCTACATATGCATCTAGATGCATTGAAAATGAAATACTTATGTATTTGAGACGAAACAGTAAAGTGAAAGCAGAAATATCCTTCTATGAACCATTAAATATTGATTGGGACGGAAATGAACTTCTGCTGTCAGATATTTTAGGAACTGATAACGACATAGTTTATAATTTGATTGAAGATGAAGTAGATAAGCAATTGCTGTTCATGGCAATGAAGAATTTGAGTGAGAGAGAGAAGGAAATAGTAAAATTAAGATTTGGTTTATATGGTGCAAGAGAAAAAACTCAAAAAGAGGTAGCTGATATGCTTGGAATATCGCAGTCTTATATTTCAAGATTAGAAAAGAAAATAATTAAAAGATTGAAAAAAGAAATTAATAGAATGGTTTAA
- the ftsZ gene encoding cell division protein FtsZ — protein MLDFDVDMQEFANIKVVGCGGGGSNAVNRMIVEGLKNVEFITINTDKQALMLSHANQKIQIGEKLTKGLGAGANPDIGKKAAEESKDEISEAIKGADMVFITAGMGGGTGTGAAPVVAEIAKSMGILTVGVVTKPFPFEGRRRMKHAEMGIENLKQRVDTLVTIPNERLLTMVDKKTTLLDSFKLADDVLRQGVQGISDLITIPGLVNLDFADVRAVMVDKGLAHMGVGNGSGDNRAQEAAKQAISSPLLETSIVGATGVLLNVTGGADLGLLEINEAAEIVQEAADPDANIIFGAVIDENLKDEIRITVIATGFEKIARDVEPPKEEIATEPTAAKEEAAATTASNQGFGDELDIPAFLRRTKR, from the coding sequence TTGTTAGACTTTGATGTTGATATGCAGGAATTTGCAAATATAAAGGTAGTTGGCTGTGGCGGTGGCGGAAGCAACGCTGTTAATAGAATGATTGTTGAAGGCTTGAAGAATGTTGAGTTTATTACAATAAATACAGATAAACAAGCACTTATGTTATCTCATGCTAATCAAAAGATACAAATTGGTGAAAAGTTAACTAAGGGATTAGGTGCAGGTGCTAACCCTGATATAGGTAAAAAGGCCGCTGAAGAAAGCAAAGATGAAATATCAGAAGCTATAAAAGGAGCAGACATGGTGTTCATCACTGCAGGTATGGGTGGTGGAACTGGTACAGGAGCTGCACCAGTAGTAGCTGAAATTGCTAAATCAATGGGTATACTTACAGTTGGTGTAGTAACAAAGCCGTTTCCTTTTGAAGGAAGAAGAAGAATGAAGCATGCTGAAATGGGTATTGAAAACCTTAAGCAAAGAGTTGATACTCTTGTTACAATTCCTAATGAAAGATTGCTTACAATGGTAGATAAGAAAACTACATTGCTAGATTCTTTTAAATTAGCTGATGATGTTTTAAGACAAGGTGTACAAGGTATATCTGACTTAATTACAATTCCAGGTCTAGTTAATCTTGACTTTGCTGACGTTAGAGCTGTAATGGTGGACAAAGGTCTTGCACATATGGGTGTTGGTAACGGAAGTGGAGACAATAGAGCACAAGAAGCTGCTAAGCAAGCTATATCATCACCACTACTAGAAACTTCAATTGTAGGAGCAACAGGTGTATTATTAAATGTAACAGGTGGAGCAGATTTAGGTCTTTTAGAAATAAATGAAGCTGCTGAAATTGTTCAAGAAGCTGCAGATCCAGATGCAAACATCATCTTTGGAGCTGTAATTGATGAGAACTTAAAGGATGAAATAAGAATTACTGTAATAGCTACAGGATTTGAAAAAATAGCTAGAGATGTAGAGCCTCCTAAGGAAGAAATTGCGACAGAACCAACAGCTGCTAAAGAAGAAGCTGCGGCTACTACTGCAAGCAATCAAGGTTTCGGAGATGAATTAGACATACCGGCTTTTTTGAGAAGAACAAAAAGATAG
- the sigK gene encoding RNA polymerase sporulation sigma factor SigK: MFIFSYFIDVIGNIVLLSGYITGNSTFPQPLDEKEEEMYIAKLKSGDSNAKNILVERNLRLVAHIVKKYSFQNKDLDDLISIGTVGLIKAIDSYDSSKGTRLATYAARCIENEILMLFRNNKKVKGEVFLQDPIGVDKEGNEICLIDVLSSENDSVLETVESNLQIRSLYNKMNSILSIREKEIIEMRYGLIDGHSKTQREIAALLGISRSYVSRIEKKALKKLFKELNSKR; encoded by the coding sequence GTGTTTATTTTTAGTTATTTCATTGATGTGATTGGCAACATAGTTCTATTGTCTGGTTATATTACCGGTAATAGTACATTTCCACAACCACTAGATGAAAAAGAAGAGGAAATGTATATCGCGAAGTTAAAGAGCGGAGATTCTAATGCAAAAAACATATTAGTCGAAAGAAATTTAAGGCTTGTTGCACACATTGTAAAAAAATATTCTTTTCAAAATAAAGATTTAGATGATCTAATTTCTATTGGAACAGTAGGACTCATAAAGGCAATTGATTCTTACGATTCTTCTAAGGGAACTAGACTTGCTACCTATGCAGCGAGATGTATCGAAAATGAGATCTTAATGCTTTTTAGGAATAACAAAAAAGTAAAAGGAGAAGTATTCCTACAAGACCCAATTGGAGTTGACAAGGAAGGTAATGAGATATGCCTAATAGATGTCTTAAGTAGTGAAAATGATTCAGTTTTAGAAACTGTAGAAAGCAATTTGCAAATTAGATCACTTTATAATAAGATGAATTCTATTCTCTCAATAAGAGAAAAGGAAATAATTGAGATGAGGTATGGTCTCATTGATGGGCACTCAAAAACTCAAAGGGAAATTGCAGCATTGTTAGGAATATCGAGGTCTTATGTTTCAAGAATTGAAAAGAAAGCTCTTAAAAAACTATTTAAAGAACTCAATAGTAAAAGGTAG